In Desulfolutivibrio sulfodismutans DSM 3696, the following are encoded in one genomic region:
- the cysC gene encoding adenylyl-sulfate kinase gives MTTNKTLIATPRRIALLRGQAVDMPSVFLDEQGLRDLELLLDRGYFPLCGYATRREYESILDDGRLPDGTVWPIPITLPLSGELAQGLSPGDAVSLRDPEGFMLAVLRVAETWRPDLRREALAVYGTDDPSRHPGVERLFRRQGTWYAAGGVEGLAYPQHYDFRALRRTPAQTRELFARRGWRRVLGYQEATPLHRMHREMLLTAAAEQGARLFISPLTPPSLFTEVGSFPTVRCYEHFVRHMPRDVALLGLTPLYSRGAGPRGALLQAIVNRNYGCTHFLVHEGHDDPFPGDALFYPPWAALEALQALQAMDAPDPKDAGRGRLDIVPVAVRPRRYVPAFSLYLEPREIKEDIASEAVSHADLTARLGRGEDIPEWYTFPEVLRELLRTHPSPARLGFTLFLTGLSGAGKSTLAKVLSIRLLECQDRPVSLLDGDIVRRHLSSELTFSKEHRNLNVQRIGYVASEITKNRGIALCAPIAPYPESRRQAREMVSRFGPFIEIHISTPLSVCEQRDRKGLYAKARAGIIHGVTGVDDPYLPPENPELRIDTTQGTPLEAAEIVLAYLKTRGLIGK, from the coding sequence ATGACTACGAACAAAACCCTCATCGCCACCCCCCGCCGGATCGCCCTCTTGCGCGGGCAGGCCGTGGACATGCCCTCGGTCTTTCTCGACGAGCAGGGCCTGCGTGATCTCGAGCTCCTGCTTGATCGCGGCTATTTTCCCCTGTGCGGCTACGCCACCCGCCGGGAATACGAATCCATCCTCGACGACGGGCGGCTGCCGGACGGGACGGTTTGGCCCATCCCCATCACCCTCCCCCTCTCCGGGGAATTGGCCCAGGGGCTTTCCCCGGGGGATGCCGTGTCCCTGCGCGACCCCGAGGGCTTCATGCTGGCGGTGTTGCGGGTCGCCGAAACCTGGCGGCCCGACCTGCGCCGCGAGGCCCTGGCCGTCTACGGCACGGACGATCCCAGCCGACACCCCGGCGTGGAACGGCTCTTTCGGCGGCAGGGAACATGGTACGCGGCCGGCGGCGTCGAGGGGCTGGCCTATCCCCAGCACTACGACTTCCGAGCCCTGCGCCGCACCCCGGCCCAGACCCGGGAGCTCTTCGCCAGGCGCGGATGGCGGCGGGTTCTGGGCTACCAGGAAGCCACGCCCCTGCACCGCATGCACCGGGAAATGCTTTTGACCGCCGCCGCGGAACAGGGGGCCCGGCTTTTCATCTCCCCTCTCACCCCCCCGTCCCTGTTCACCGAGGTCGGCTCCTTTCCCACCGTGCGGTGTTATGAACACTTCGTGCGGCATATGCCCCGGGATGTGGCCCTGCTCGGCCTGACCCCCCTGTACAGCCGGGGCGCGGGACCGCGCGGGGCCCTGCTCCAGGCCATCGTCAACCGCAACTACGGATGCACCCATTTCCTGGTTCACGAGGGCCACGACGACCCCTTCCCCGGCGATGCGTTGTTTTATCCGCCCTGGGCCGCCCTGGAGGCCCTGCAGGCCCTGCAGGCCATGGACGCCCCTGATCCCAAGGACGCCGGGCGGGGGCGTCTGGATATCGTGCCCGTGGCCGTCAGGCCCCGGCGCTATGTCCCGGCCTTCTCCCTGTACCTGGAGCCCCGGGAGATCAAGGAGGACATCGCAAGCGAGGCGGTCAGCCACGCGGACCTCACGGCCCGCCTGGGGCGCGGGGAGGATATTCCGGAGTGGTACACCTTTCCCGAGGTGCTCCGGGAGCTTTTGCGCACCCATCCGTCCCCCGCACGCCTCGGTTTCACCCTGTTCCTGACGGGGCTCTCCGGAGCCGGAAAATCCACCCTGGCCAAGGTGCTCTCCATCCGGCTCCTGGAATGCCAGGATCGGCCCGTGAGCCTGCTCGACGGCGACATCGTGCGCCGCCACCTGTCCAGCGAGCTGACGTTTAGCAAGGAGCACCGCAACCTGAACGTGCAGCGCATCGGCTATGTGGCCAGCGAGATCACCAAAAATCGCGGCATCGCCCTGTGCGCCCCCATCGCGCCCTATCCCGAATCGCGCCGCCAGGCCCGGGAGATGGTCTCCCGCTTCGGGCCGTTTATCGAGATCCACATCTCCACGCCCCTTTCGGTGTGCGAGCAGCGCGACCGCAAGGGGTTGTACGCCAAGGCCCGGGCCGGGATCATCCACGGCGTCACCGGGGTGGACGATCCCTATCTGCCCCCGGAAAACCCGGAACTGCGCATCGACACCACCCAGGGCACGCCGCTTGAGGCGGCGGAAATCGTCCTGGCCTATCTCAAGACCCGCGGACTCATCGGGAAATGA
- a CDS encoding HlyD family secretion protein, with translation MNATRLGMVLCAVLWLAAPGRAMAQEPVKVVGKAFCLFKHAITVPEVAGTEPRLKITSVLAKVGERVEQDARLAGYEPMLETLIAEKSQLSRHTLSGLEAQLQAAALAFEREKIRRDEMREMTKKGLFAESDLGMIERSLDIFQKRLDFLREVIAAEKARMDTRELTAAQKRGGDAETGKSPKEFYITAPFAGYVLDVNPRAMPGAVFTLDEKAPLFEIGVLDKMMVRCAVHEIQAVKLKAGDEARMVFHAFPDKVYTSRIARLSQVTMTIYLQQPTFYEVEIALDNPDLAIKDGMRCDVTLVPSAS, from the coding sequence ATGAACGCGACGAGATTGGGCATGGTTCTGTGCGCCGTCCTATGGCTGGCCGCGCCCGGCCGGGCCATGGCCCAGGAGCCCGTCAAGGTGGTGGGCAAGGCGTTTTGCCTGTTCAAGCATGCCATCACCGTGCCCGAGGTGGCGGGGACCGAACCGCGCCTGAAAATCACCTCGGTGTTGGCCAAGGTGGGGGAGCGGGTGGAACAGGACGCCCGGCTGGCGGGCTACGAACCCATGCTGGAGACGCTGATTGCGGAAAAGTCCCAGCTTTCCCGGCACACCCTGTCGGGGTTGGAGGCCCAGTTGCAGGCCGCTGCCCTGGCCTTCGAGCGGGAGAAGATCCGGCGCGACGAAATGCGGGAGATGACCAAAAAGGGACTTTTCGCCGAATCCGATCTGGGCATGATCGAACGTTCCCTCGACATCTTTCAAAAACGGCTCGACTTTCTGCGCGAGGTCATCGCGGCGGAAAAGGCCCGCATGGACACCCGGGAGCTCACGGCGGCCCAGAAACGGGGGGGGGACGCGGAAACGGGAAAAAGCCCCAAGGAATTCTACATCACCGCGCCCTTTGCCGGATACGTGCTGGACGTCAACCCCCGGGCCATGCCCGGGGCGGTGTTCACCCTGGACGAGAAGGCCCCGCTTTTTGAGATCGGCGTCCTGGACAAGATGATGGTCCGCTGCGCCGTGCATGAGATCCAGGCCGTCAAGCTCAAGGCCGGGGACGAGGCGCGCATGGTTTTCCACGCCTTTCCGGACAAGGTCTACACCAGCCGGATCGCCCGGCTCTCCCAGGTGACCATGACCATCTACCTGCAACAGCCCACGTTTTACGAGGTGGAGATCGCCCTGGACAACCCGGATCTAGCCATCAAGGACGGCATGCGCTGCGACGTGACGCTGGTTCCGTCGGCGTCTTAG
- a CDS encoding transposase, with protein MREAGGLIHRHMKYILAFCRHRIANGVAEGLNSKIMAFKRKACGYRNRECFKTAISFFCGGLDLSG; from the coding sequence ATGCGCGAGGCGGGCGGGCTGATCCACAGACATATGAAGTACATCCTGGCCTTCTGCCGCCATCGGATCGCCAATGGCGTGGCCGAAGGGCTGAACAGCAAGATTATGGCCTTCAAAAGGAAGGCCTGCGGCTACAGGAACCGGGAGTGCTTCAAGACCGCCATCTCTTTCTTCTGCGGCGGCCTGGACCTCTCCGGTTAG
- a CDS encoding transposase, translating into MRKIRFSEALIIGILKQPEAGMTGAALCRGHEMPDATFYKWRGRYGGLDVVEAIRLRGPEEESQRLKRLVAELAPDNQMLTNVPGKTAGARRTPPGRGSRHRGHDFSSGGPAS; encoded by the coding sequence ATGAGGAAGATCCGATTCAGCGAGGCGCTGATCATCGGAATTCTCAAACAACCGGAAGCGGGGATGACGGGAGCCGCTTTATGCCGTGGGCATGAGATGCCTGATGCGACGTTTTACAAGTGGCGTGGCAGGTACGGCGGGTTGGATGTGGTCGAGGCGATTCGCCTGCGGGGCCCTGAGGAGGAAAGCCAGCGCCTGAAACGGCTTGTCGCCGAGTTGGCGCCGGACAACCAGATGCTCACGAACGTCCCGGGAAAAACTGCTGGCGCCCGCCGAACGCCGCCTGGTCGCGGGTCACGTCATCGGGGGCATGATTTTTCGAGCGGCGGGCCTGCCAGTTGA
- a CDS encoding helix-turn-helix domain-containing protein — MRRSALNEVIRMHFDAVSHRYTSGRLGCDEAADLLGVLLSTFYRMRKRFDPHGLDGLVDQRIGKLSARRAPVDETLRVISLLKVSISISPSSISTRNFLAMAEIAALPGQKIH, encoded by the coding sequence ATGCGGCGATCCGCCCTCAACGAGGTCATTCGTATGCATTTTGACGCTGTCTCCCACCGCTATACGAGCGGACGGCTTGGCTGCGATGAGGCGGCCGACTTGCTTGGTGTCTTGCTAAGCACTTTTTATCGTATGAGAAAACGATTCGACCCGCACGGGCTTGATGGCTTGGTCGATCAGCGTATCGGCAAGCTTTCCGCCCGCCGGGCGCCTGTCGATGAAACCCTGCGCGTCATATCTCTTTTAAAAGTAAGTATTTCGATTTCTCCGTCAAGCATTTCCACAAGAAACTTCCTGGCTATGGCAGAGATCGCAGCTCTGCCTGGACAAAAAATACATTGA
- a CDS encoding ABC transporter ATP-binding protein: MIMVEKLCKDYPISHGRKMVLQDVSFTLRKGQKLGILGCNGAGKSTLIRLLGGVEKPTSGTVTSQMSVSWPLAFQGGIVGNLSGFDNLRFICRIYQVDFETAVAQVQDFSELGNYLYEPVKTYSSGMRARLAFAISMTVDFDCYLIDEISAVGDKRFNERFKKQLGDKTAQRSVIMVSHFYGVIKEYCELAAVLNSGILTLFDDVTDAIKYYEQVLLGKKITF; encoded by the coding sequence ATGATCATGGTCGAAAAACTGTGCAAAGATTATCCGATTTCGCACGGTCGAAAAATGGTGTTGCAAGACGTCTCGTTTACCCTCCGCAAGGGACAAAAACTTGGTATTTTAGGGTGCAACGGGGCTGGTAAATCCACATTGATTCGCCTTCTCGGCGGTGTGGAAAAGCCAACCAGCGGAACGGTCACCAGCCAGATGAGCGTGTCCTGGCCCCTCGCCTTTCAAGGCGGCATCGTCGGCAACTTAAGCGGTTTTGACAACCTTCGGTTCATTTGCCGAATCTACCAGGTAGACTTTGAAACCGCCGTGGCGCAGGTGCAGGATTTCTCCGAACTGGGAAACTATCTCTATGAACCAGTCAAGACCTATTCTTCGGGGATGAGGGCTCGGCTGGCCTTTGCCATTTCCATGACGGTGGATTTTGATTGCTATCTCATTGATGAAATTTCCGCCGTTGGCGACAAGCGATTTAACGAGAGATTTAAAAAACAACTCGGCGACAAAACCGCTCAACGATCCGTTATCATGGTATCGCATTTTTACGGTGTCATTAAAGAATATTGCGAACTCGCAGCAGTCCTTAACTCTGGAATCTTGACTCTTTTTGATGATGTAACGGACGCGATCAAATACTATGAGCAAGTACTTCTTGGAAAGAAAATCACGTTTTAG
- a CDS encoding ABC transporter permease: MSFRIQKRIISALLRREFIALTNKSLFGLMVLVLEPLIFVGAMSIVILARVSSLPDVPVMAFVISGYIIMWGVRFHIQRAIGILNTNISFLYHKNVKILDIFIARGLMQCMATTFCFILLVVLIAVGAIKFPDNAALVIYSWFFVQWYGLSMSILTGSISGYHPLGMRICLIIAVCHVFMTGAFFMVSWVPAPYRDIVMVFPMVHATEMMRDGLFGNTATTYYSINYLISSNIVCSYIALAACRRLVQHGPQL, encoded by the coding sequence GTGTCTTTTCGCATCCAAAAAAGGATCATAAGCGCGTTGTTGCGTCGTGAGTTCATCGCCCTCACAAATAAAAGTCTTTTTGGGCTCATGGTGCTTGTTTTAGAGCCGTTGATTTTTGTTGGCGCAATGAGCATCGTCATTCTTGCGCGCGTTTCTTCTCTGCCTGATGTTCCGGTTATGGCATTTGTTATTTCCGGATATATCATCATGTGGGGCGTCAGGTTTCATATTCAACGGGCAATTGGCATTCTGAATACAAACATTTCTTTTTTATACCATAAAAATGTAAAGATTTTAGATATTTTTATTGCCAGAGGGTTGATGCAATGCATGGCTACGACGTTTTGTTTTATATTACTTGTTGTCCTTATCGCAGTCGGAGCGATAAAATTTCCTGACAATGCAGCACTTGTTATTTATTCATGGTTTTTTGTCCAATGGTATGGACTCAGTATGTCCATACTAACAGGGTCCATTTCTGGATATCATCCCCTTGGCATGCGGATCTGCTTGATTATTGCTGTGTGTCACGTCTTTATGACCGGAGCATTTTTTATGGTCAGTTGGGTTCCGGCTCCTTATCGAGACATCGTCATGGTTTTTCCGATGGTACACGCTACGGAAATGATGCGCGACGGATTATTTGGTAACACAGCTACCACATACTATAGTATTAATTACCTGATTTCCTCAAACATTGTGTGCTCCTATATAGCGCTCGCGGCTTGTCGCAGGCTTGTGCAGCATGGGCCGCAATTATGA
- a CDS encoding DesA/ISL3 alpha bundle tail domain-containing protein, translating into MMEFWLFKKSLPAFPWQAHRERMGQEGHRLKETKYRWLSRGKDLPDTHRPAIAALAAANLKVAKVWAMKENLNDIWKRLRSGLARRFATGVIHGKPERAKHDHCMARNFLKGVLGDAINLLMAAAAFHFRKWMRMVAQIFALILSSLWGKSKGGISHQAIA; encoded by the coding sequence ATGATGGAATTTTGGCTGTTTAAAAAGAGTCTTCCGGCTTTTCCATGGCAGGCGCACCGCGAACGTATGGGGCAGGAAGGCCACCGGCTCAAAGAGACCAAATACCGTTGGCTCTCCCGTGGGAAGGATCTGCCGGACACGCATCGGCCAGCCATTGCGGCCTTGGCGGCGGCGAATCTGAAGGTGGCCAAGGTCTGGGCCATGAAGGAAAATCTGAACGACATCTGGAAGCGCCTCCGTTCTGGCTTGGCCAGGCGGTTCGCGACAGGGGTTATCCACGGGAAACCCGAAAGAGCCAAGCATGATCACTGCATGGCGAGGAATTTCCTGAAAGGAGTGCTCGGTGACGCCATTAACCTGCTTATGGCCGCTGCGGCCTTCCACTTCAGGAAGTGGATGCGGATGGTGGCGCAGATATTTGCCCTCATCTTGTCTTCTCTGTGGGGCAAGTCAAAGGGTGGAATCTCTCACCAAGCCATCGCCTGA
- a CDS encoding sulfotransferase, with product MAKIVVHIGMHKTGSTAIQYYLATNRDLFKSLGVAYPQFEDSFYQHGLASAWIALPEQYSFSGNPVEYWKTLKSRNNNASLVIISSEELSRCYPDRVDFSRIKTFIENFEEMKIVFVVRNQIDFLQSVYLEINRGQKTDFARFLDESLLTGYATGLYLDYSQLYLEINKSFDKECIQVISFSDLVTSKEGLVGAFYKKIGVPLDSLRVPNIVGNPSINPLVLYVARSIFNKIEITSEEEAVILKCFEQEIGPKKKYTLYSREEFKSLAAYFASYNFRFAALVNNKNSNFTFPRTVINDNYIFRDDISADLIDKVKEAFHRV from the coding sequence ATGGCAAAGATCGTTGTTCATATCGGTATGCATAAAACTGGTTCAACTGCAATACAGTATTACTTGGCTACCAACAGAGATCTATTTAAGTCTTTAGGGGTGGCATATCCACAGTTTGAAGACTCATTTTATCAGCATGGACTTGCTTCTGCATGGATTGCACTCCCAGAGCAGTATTCTTTTTCAGGTAATCCTGTCGAATATTGGAAAACTCTCAAAAGCAGAAATAATAATGCAAGTTTGGTCATTATTTCGTCTGAAGAATTGAGCAGGTGCTATCCTGATCGTGTTGATTTTTCGCGCATAAAAACATTTATCGAAAATTTTGAGGAAATGAAAATAGTTTTTGTTGTAAGAAATCAAATCGACTTTTTGCAGTCAGTTTATTTAGAGATAAACAGGGGACAAAAAACTGACTTTGCTCGATTTCTCGATGAGTCTCTGTTAACGGGCTATGCAACGGGATTATACCTAGACTATTCACAGTTATATCTTGAGATAAATAAAAGTTTTGATAAGGAATGCATCCAGGTTATTAGTTTTTCGGATCTTGTTACCTCAAAAGAGGGTCTGGTCGGAGCTTTCTACAAAAAAATCGGGGTGCCGCTTGATTCTTTGCGAGTACCAAATATTGTGGGAAACCCCAGTATTAATCCCTTAGTTCTTTATGTTGCACGCTCAATTTTTAACAAGATAGAAATTACTTCCGAAGAAGAAGCTGTTATCCTTAAGTGTTTTGAACAAGAAATTGGTCCAAAAAAGAAATACACATTGTATTCCAGGGAAGAGTTTAAATCACTAGCAGCATATTTTGCTTCATATAACTTCAGGTTTGCCGCTCTTGTGAACAATAAAAATTCAAACTTTACCTTCCCCAGAACGGTAATTAACGATAATTATATTTTTCGAGATGATATTTCGGCCGATCTTATAGATAAAGTGAAAGAGGCTTTTCACCGTGTGTGA
- a CDS encoding glycoside hydrolase family 99-like domain-containing protein → MRKKTGLSIVVVSQNTEDFIPGLLAIVSEIKNQHPVECIIIDNCKSQEITPVIDEYCKKIFIRYIVSTQQKQLPEQLDFWAKKAKHPFLLLLYHPIAITAEVLCQALDRLSSTTDAGAVVLSNGHVDLLDGFILVDRLLFQTLDGMGKPKPGANLAMEFSRRLTERLAKPCITLEVDHPSRPGSIQDVVQAPEKPKELAPITAKVNVSKNNNIQPLLEDHKILLDFLVFLNEKNSDLSAVTEEILYGMQYPDVKSAVSRGEFSSCKSHFERYGKNEGRLYYLPSILKKFTKIYSKVKNSIVIEENLEEAGYDSGKFNIIPFYVSDTIEEHALHCVKYKSICVHAHLFYQDMLPIIIDKLKNIPLPFDIFVSVPKEVDNIGIANRLRHELDLAKNIVVETVTNKGRDVAPFIVQFGKRILTYDYVLHIHTKQSLHNTTLKSWGMDIFDLLLGSKVAVSQILVLLHDRAKIVYPAEQNVYLKNPTGWDGNYTLARDLLDRFTNIDINEFPAVEFAEGSMIWARTSALAEFLSLPLTWDDFPEEPIPADGTLAHALERLLFVLSFDTPGDYFKLCKRDSINDFRFYEEQQDYSQSLVHTDIKVLAYYLPQFHPIPENDAWHGKGFTEWTKVKSATPLFAGHYQQHIPHSDIGYYLLDNPDILRKQADMMRKSGVHGLIFYHYWFTGKLILEEPATMLLQNPDIDIPFCFCWANENWTKCWDGNEKDILLEQKYSDEDAAMFIEYLIQFFKDPRYMKIDDRPVLYIYRPSSITDVKSYLRIWKEHCIQAGLKAPYVVAVLTRGAASPNEYGMDAGVERVLNDWGNGNIPECKNLLNSYYTLEGSVLNYNDVANYYMNQIPDMDFTYFRSLVPNFDNTARYAAKAILTHQVSPAKFQEWFERLITYAQTLPSDRQYIIVNAWNEWAEGAHLEPDTRFGYGFLNAIGRGLSKQPYANKELPDVTIAPQTTLHLEIPEFIEQALVDDSFFKRKFLHTLGQATVFGRCVVTAKQSIVTALRSIFPNCPVLPSEKPGNTALVVQFRKPAFLASDCLENMLRSATYHRDSIILSNYYDSSLNLTPIEKNGSVGTLAAYDNALALLPPTRNGNIKLCTQARTFVTQCTVTPEAELPEVTTIVRIHPGYSLISLRNALLSLLAMHSCVVKPFLAVQNFTSEMRKDLEDLLNTIFSSQKYYHIEYFNDAVLTDLRTRMLNESIKMAKTPYVGYLDFDDLLMNDAYHYLISQLKRSKRSVAFGRVFLTNYYNQTQELVARNKTYEYGFSYSDFITNNCFPLHSFIIDKTNLDFTSVKYHDKMVFMEDYYFLMQILTRDNAHWEGLRENHYIGDYIHSLDYTHSLACADENERNKIINSDIFKWCTQRLEDLRVELQTKN, encoded by the coding sequence ATGCGGAAGAAAACAGGGCTTTCTATTGTCGTCGTATCACAAAATACGGAAGATTTCATTCCCGGACTGCTTGCCATCGTTTCCGAAATCAAAAATCAGCATCCTGTCGAGTGCATCATTATTGATAATTGCAAATCTCAGGAGATAACTCCGGTCATCGATGAATATTGCAAAAAAATCTTTATACGGTATATTGTCAGCACCCAGCAGAAGCAATTACCCGAGCAGTTAGACTTTTGGGCGAAAAAAGCAAAGCACCCTTTTTTGCTTTTGCTGTATCATCCTATAGCCATCACCGCTGAGGTGCTTTGCCAGGCCTTGGACCGCCTGAGCAGCACCACCGACGCCGGGGCTGTTGTCCTTAGCAACGGGCACGTGGACCTTCTCGACGGTTTTATTTTGGTTGACCGCCTGCTTTTTCAAACCCTCGACGGCATGGGCAAACCGAAGCCCGGTGCGAACTTGGCCATGGAATTTTCCCGGCGGCTCACTGAGCGGCTGGCGAAACCATGTATCACGTTGGAGGTTGACCACCCCTCCCGTCCGGGCAGCATTCAGGACGTCGTCCAGGCGCCGGAGAAGCCGAAAGAGCTGGCTCCGATCACTGCAAAAGTCAATGTGAGCAAAAACAATAATATCCAACCATTGCTCGAAGATCACAAAATCTTGTTGGATTTTCTGGTATTTCTCAACGAAAAGAATTCCGATCTTTCCGCAGTAACTGAAGAGATATTGTACGGAATGCAGTATCCCGACGTAAAATCAGCTGTTTCTCGTGGAGAATTTTCCTCTTGCAAATCCCATTTTGAGCGTTACGGAAAAAACGAAGGTAGATTATATTATTTGCCTTCAATTTTAAAAAAATTCACTAAAATATATTCCAAAGTTAAAAATTCCATAGTCATTGAAGAAAACCTTGAAGAGGCTGGCTATGACTCTGGTAAATTTAATATTATCCCGTTCTATGTCTCAGACACTATTGAAGAGCATGCTTTGCATTGCGTAAAATACAAATCGATTTGTGTACATGCGCATCTATTTTACCAAGACATGCTGCCTATTATTATAGATAAACTGAAAAACATACCTCTTCCGTTTGACATATTTGTATCCGTCCCAAAAGAAGTTGATAACATAGGCATTGCAAATAGGCTGCGACATGAGCTTGACTTAGCAAAGAACATTGTTGTTGAAACAGTAACCAATAAAGGCCGTGATGTTGCTCCATTCATCGTGCAGTTTGGGAAACGCATCCTGACATATGATTACGTACTGCACATTCACACTAAGCAAAGTCTCCATAATACTACGCTAAAAAGTTGGGGGATGGACATTTTTGATTTGTTGCTGGGCAGCAAGGTTGCGGTGAGTCAGATTCTCGTTTTGCTGCATGACCGAGCAAAGATCGTTTATCCTGCAGAGCAAAACGTCTATCTCAAGAATCCAACAGGTTGGGACGGCAATTACACCCTCGCTCGCGACCTGCTTGACCGTTTTACGAACATCGATATCAATGAATTTCCGGCGGTTGAATTTGCCGAAGGCTCCATGATCTGGGCAAGAACAAGCGCCTTGGCGGAATTTTTGTCACTGCCGCTAACATGGGACGACTTCCCCGAGGAGCCGATCCCTGCCGACGGGACGCTTGCGCATGCTCTCGAACGTCTTTTGTTCGTTTTGTCGTTCGATACACCAGGCGACTACTTCAAACTTTGCAAACGCGATTCCATCAATGATTTTCGCTTCTATGAGGAGCAACAAGACTACAGCCAATCACTTGTCCATACTGACATCAAAGTTCTTGCCTACTATCTGCCCCAGTTTCATCCCATCCCGGAAAACGACGCTTGGCACGGAAAAGGTTTTACCGAATGGACCAAAGTCAAATCCGCCACACCGCTGTTTGCCGGGCATTATCAGCAGCATATTCCGCATTCAGATATCGGCTATTATCTCTTGGACAACCCGGACATTCTGCGCAAACAAGCCGATATGATGCGGAAATCAGGTGTTCATGGGTTAATTTTCTACCATTATTGGTTCACTGGAAAGCTCATTCTCGAAGAACCGGCGACAATGTTGTTGCAAAATCCGGACATTGACATACCATTCTGCTTTTGTTGGGCTAACGAAAACTGGACAAAATGCTGGGATGGCAACGAAAAAGATATTTTGCTTGAGCAGAAGTATTCTGATGAAGATGCTGCCATGTTTATTGAGTATCTTATTCAGTTTTTTAAAGATCCTCGTTACATGAAAATAGACGACCGGCCTGTCTTATATATTTACCGTCCGTCATCCATCACAGATGTCAAAAGCTACTTGAGAATTTGGAAGGAACACTGCATTCAAGCGGGTCTCAAGGCTCCCTATGTTGTGGCGGTGCTTACGCGAGGAGCTGCCAGTCCAAATGAATATGGTATGGATGCCGGTGTGGAAAGGGTTTTAAATGACTGGGGAAACGGCAATATCCCAGAATGTAAAAATCTATTAAACTCATATTACACATTGGAGGGAAGTGTTCTTAACTACAATGACGTTGCCAACTACTACATGAATCAAATACCTGACATGGATTTTACATATTTTCGAAGCTTGGTGCCAAATTTTGACAACACGGCACGTTATGCTGCAAAGGCCATTTTGACGCACCAGGTTTCTCCTGCCAAATTTCAGGAATGGTTTGAAAGACTGATCACATATGCACAGACCTTGCCTTCGGATAGACAATACATCATTGTCAACGCGTGGAACGAGTGGGCCGAAGGCGCACACCTAGAGCCAGACACCCGCTTTGGCTATGGATTTCTCAACGCCATTGGCCGCGGACTGTCGAAGCAACCTTACGCGAACAAAGAACTGCCCGACGTCACCATTGCACCACAGACCACATTGCATCTGGAAATTCCGGAGTTTATCGAACAAGCCCTGGTTGATGACTCCTTTTTTAAACGAAAGTTTTTGCACACCCTCGGGCAAGCGACTGTGTTTGGCCGTTGCGTCGTTACGGCCAAGCAATCCATAGTCACCGCCCTACGCTCGATCTTTCCCAATTGTCCCGTTTTGCCGAGTGAAAAGCCGGGCAATACGGCTTTGGTCGTCCAATTCCGGAAACCGGCCTTCCTGGCCTCTGATTGCCTTGAAAACATGTTGCGTTCAGCGACATACCACCGCGATTCCATTATTCTTTCCAATTATTACGATTCCAGTCTGAATTTAACGCCCATTGAGAAAAACGGTTCAGTCGGAACCCTTGCCGCATACGATAACGCTTTGGCTTTGCTTCCTCCCACACGCAACGGGAATATCAAACTTTGTACCCAGGCTCGCACCTTTGTGACCCAGTGCACCGTAACCCCTGAAGCTGAACTGCCCGAAGTCACGACCATTGTACGAATTCATCCTGGATATTCTCTAATCAGCCTGCGCAACGCGTTACTTTCTCTTTTAGCAATGCATTCATGTGTAGTAAAACCATTTCTTGCCGTACAAAACTTTACGTCTGAGATGCGCAAAGATCTTGAGGATCTTCTTAACACCATATTTTCAAGCCAGAAATACTATCATATTGAATACTTTAATGATGCCGTCTTAACCGACTTGCGGACGCGCATGCTAAACGAAAGCATAAAAATGGCAAAAACACCTTACGTTGGATACCTTGACTTCGATGATTTGCTCATGAACGATGCTTATCACTATCTCATTTCGCAATTAAAACGTTCAAAACGTTCTGTTGCGTTTGGACGCGTGTTTTTAACTAATTATTATAATCAAACACAAGAACTTGTTGCTCGCAACAAAACTTATGAATACGGATTTTCATATAGTGATTTTATTACAAACAACTGCTTTCCTTTGCATAGCTTTATTATTGATAAAACTAACTTAGATTTTACTTCTGTTAAATACCACGACAAGATGGTTTTTATGGAAGATTATTATTTTCTTATGCAGATTTTAACTCGCGACAATGCTCATTGGGAGGGATTGCGTGAAAATCACTACATCGGTGATTACATTCACTCGTTGGATTATACACATTCCTTGGCGTGTGCAGATGAAAATGAGCGAAACAAAATTATCAATTCTGATATTTTTAAGTGGTGCACGCAGCGTCTTGAAGATCTTCGTGTTGAACTCCAAACCAAGAACTAA